A portion of the Pseudomonas synxantha BG33R genome contains these proteins:
- a CDS encoding PTS sugar transporter subunit IIC/EAL domain-containing protein, with product MAQTLFKLFLTQRLAALASTESLRAIREGLLWILPCLLVSAGFLILSECAQALGFAPPVVSFLAGLHNQISSVIPLLVAASIGYMLAIQHRLPQLPVAFLCLAHVVVATFVLREYPRASATFLLFIAIASPLINVPAIAWLHRFRWTRLVNEDLVGHNLKGTINMVIPGAITALSLVMILTLLLLIPYVAQLQGPRVLDALQSPYSTGLFVTLMNSLLWFFGIHGVYAMQPLFDVLDQAVVLNGAALAAGQPVQYLLNNGLLGSFAFIGGSGATLCLLLAILVFSRSHSMRLLAIASLPLSLFNVSEVLLFGLPIILNPRLFIPFLLVPAFNAMVALTVVQLGWVSPAVASVPFTAPVLLNAYLSTHGDVAAVALQVLLLGLGTLVYAPYVRAIHRQSIDGGTVYLKSLDMTFRGLEEKGRLLEFDPVMASHRTLARQAVELSRIQQISDYEFYLEFQPQVSTRTGLCTGCEALMRARDSHGTVHSPWEFLQWLAQARLMPDVDVWVASQAVRQYQKWRKIGFELPMTINISSATLKDAAYGDRLVEILAQADGRVSVEITEDALVSDIPAARQTIHKLQATGAKVYLDDFGTGFSALSYLHQFPVDFIKIDRSFVVAQRDPKGAQVLTGMLRFCEALNLGVVVEGVETAEQLAFLSTGPELFIQGWYFSKALPGDQLPRFVRERAAVV from the coding sequence ATGGCGCAAACGCTGTTCAAACTTTTCCTTACCCAGCGCCTGGCGGCCTTGGCCAGCACCGAGTCGTTGCGTGCGATTCGCGAGGGGTTGTTGTGGATACTGCCGTGTCTGTTGGTATCCGCCGGATTCCTGATCCTGTCCGAGTGCGCCCAGGCGTTGGGGTTCGCCCCCCCGGTAGTGAGTTTCCTGGCGGGGTTGCACAACCAGATCAGCTCGGTGATTCCCTTGCTGGTTGCGGCCTCCATCGGTTACATGTTGGCGATCCAGCATCGCCTGCCCCAGCTGCCGGTCGCCTTCCTGTGCCTGGCCCACGTGGTGGTTGCCACGTTCGTATTGCGCGAGTATCCCCGGGCGTCGGCCACCTTCCTGCTGTTTATTGCCATCGCTTCGCCCTTGATCAATGTGCCGGCCATTGCCTGGCTGCACCGTTTTCGCTGGACACGCCTGGTCAACGAAGACCTGGTTGGGCATAACCTCAAGGGCACCATCAACATGGTGATCCCTGGCGCGATCACGGCGTTGTCACTGGTGATGATACTGACGTTGCTGTTGCTGATTCCCTACGTGGCGCAATTGCAGGGGCCCCGGGTGCTCGATGCGTTGCAATCGCCTTACAGCACTGGGTTGTTTGTAACGCTGATGAATTCGCTGCTGTGGTTCTTCGGCATTCACGGCGTCTATGCCATGCAGCCGTTGTTCGATGTACTGGACCAGGCCGTGGTGCTTAATGGTGCGGCGCTGGCGGCGGGGCAGCCGGTCCAATACCTGCTCAATAACGGCCTGCTCGGCAGTTTTGCGTTTATCGGCGGATCGGGCGCTACCTTGTGCCTGCTGCTGGCGATCCTGGTGTTCTCCCGCAGCCACTCCATGCGGTTGCTGGCGATCGCCAGCTTGCCGTTGTCGTTATTCAACGTCAGCGAGGTGCTGTTGTTTGGCTTGCCGATCATCCTCAACCCGCGTTTGTTCATACCGTTTCTACTGGTGCCGGCGTTCAACGCGATGGTGGCATTGACGGTGGTGCAATTGGGCTGGGTCTCGCCGGCGGTGGCCAGCGTGCCGTTTACCGCGCCGGTGCTGCTCAATGCCTACCTCAGCACCCATGGCGACGTGGCGGCTGTGGCCCTGCAAGTGTTGCTGTTGGGCTTGGGCACGCTGGTGTATGCGCCCTACGTGCGGGCCATTCATCGTCAGTCCATCGACGGTGGCACGGTTTACCTCAAGTCTCTGGACATGACCTTTCGCGGCCTCGAAGAAAAAGGCCGCCTGCTGGAGTTCGACCCGGTAATGGCCTCCCACCGGACCCTGGCGCGGCAGGCCGTTGAATTGAGCCGGATCCAGCAGATCAGCGATTACGAGTTCTACCTTGAATTCCAACCCCAGGTGTCTACCCGTACCGGCTTGTGCACCGGGTGCGAGGCATTGATGCGCGCCCGGGACAGCCACGGCACGGTGCATTCACCCTGGGAGTTCCTGCAATGGCTGGCGCAAGCCAGGCTGATGCCGGACGTGGACGTGTGGGTGGCGTCCCAGGCCGTGCGCCAGTATCAGAAGTGGCGCAAGATCGGCTTTGAACTGCCCATGACCATCAACATTTCCAGTGCCACCTTGAAGGACGCCGCCTATGGTGATCGCCTGGTAGAAATTCTTGCCCAGGCCGATGGCCGAGTGTCGGTGGAAATCACCGAAGATGCGCTGGTCAGCGATATTCCCGCCGCCCGCCAAACCATCCATAAACTGCAGGCCACCGGAGCAAAAGTGTATCTCGATGATTTTGGCACCGGGTTTTCCGCGTTGAGTTACCTGCACCAGTTTCCTGTGGACTTTATCAAGATCGACCGCAGTTTTGTGGTGGCCCAGCGCGACCCCAAGGGCGCCCAGGTGCTGACCGGCATGTTGCGGTTTTGTGAGGCGTTGAACCTGGGCGTGGTAGTGGAGGGGGTGGAGACTGCCGAGCAACTGGCGTTCTTGAGTACGGGACCTGAGTTGTTTATCCAGGGGTGGTATTTCAGCAAGGCATTGCCGGGTGATCAGTTGCCGCGCTTTGTGCGCGAGCGGGCGGCGGTGGTTTGA
- a CDS encoding AraC family transcriptional regulator: MSLNTTARPAQAPCFWRDERVPFIEARTIADGRKVTYTRHAHEHFSIGAITTGRSYYHYGTQTFEISAGTVVLMNPGDVHACNPIQNEHWSYHMLYLDTPWLTDLQHQLGFSTDQGYRPFSTPYTRDVSLYNGLLALYRLLVDEQAELLHKQSALVGYFSEVQQRLNPSLTPIREVNHKLERAADFIREHCTEALKLEDICLAAELSPSYLIRAFKQYYGLTPHAFLVNRRIQFARARLRDGELIADVALAAGFADQAHFQRTFKQHFAATPGQYRENLKPSANNPHWPPATRPLSG; this comes from the coding sequence ATGTCGCTGAACACCACTGCCCGCCCCGCTCAGGCGCCTTGTTTCTGGCGTGACGAACGCGTGCCGTTTATCGAGGCGCGCACCATTGCCGACGGGCGCAAGGTTACCTATACCCGGCACGCCCATGAGCACTTTTCCATCGGTGCGATCACCACCGGGCGCAGCTATTACCACTACGGCACACAAACGTTCGAGATCAGCGCTGGCACCGTGGTGCTGATGAACCCCGGCGACGTGCACGCCTGTAACCCTATCCAGAATGAGCATTGGTCCTATCATATGCTCTACCTGGATACACCCTGGCTGACCGACCTGCAGCACCAGTTGGGTTTCAGCACCGACCAGGGTTATCGCCCGTTCAGCACCCCCTATACCCGAGACGTCTCGCTGTATAACGGCTTATTGGCGTTGTACCGACTGTTGGTGGATGAGCAGGCCGAACTGCTGCACAAACAGAGCGCGCTGGTAGGTTACTTCAGCGAAGTCCAGCAGCGTTTGAACCCGTCGCTTACGCCGATACGAGAGGTCAATCACAAGCTGGAGCGTGCGGCGGACTTCATCCGTGAACACTGCACCGAGGCGTTGAAGCTGGAGGACATTTGCCTGGCGGCCGAGCTGTCGCCGTCGTACCTGATTCGCGCGTTCAAGCAATATTACGGGCTGACACCCCATGCCTTCCTGGTCAATCGCCGTATCCAGTTCGCCCGCGCTCGATTGCGCGACGGCGAACTGATTGCCGATGTCGCCCTGGCCGCAGGCTTTGCCGACCAGGCGCACTTCCAGCGCACGTTCAAACAACACTTTGCCGCCACGCCCGGGCAGTACCGCGAGAACCTCAAGCCATCAGCAAATAACCCACACTGGCCACCAGCAACGCGGCCATTGAGCGGTTGA
- a CDS encoding LysE family translocator, translated as MSLIISMAAFALATSITPGPVNVVALSSGARFGFAASQKHVFGAAVGFTLLLVLIGLGLHEVLVRWPILTQVIQWGGVAFLLYMAWKLAMDDGRLDAEGAATAPSMLYGAIMQWLNPKAWLACVAGMGLFVADGDAGQVWLFAALYLVICYLSVACWAYAGTFLRRYLNNPQGVRLFNRSMAALLVASVGYLLMA; from the coding sequence ATGAGCTTGATCATTTCCATGGCCGCTTTCGCCCTGGCCACCTCCATCACCCCTGGGCCGGTCAATGTGGTTGCCCTGAGCAGCGGTGCACGCTTTGGCTTTGCCGCCAGCCAGAAACATGTGTTCGGCGCGGCAGTCGGCTTCACTTTACTGCTGGTGCTGATCGGCCTGGGGCTGCATGAAGTGCTGGTGCGCTGGCCGATACTGACTCAGGTAATCCAGTGGGGCGGGGTGGCTTTCCTGTTGTATATGGCTTGGAAACTGGCGATGGATGACGGTCGCCTTGACGCTGAAGGCGCCGCTACCGCGCCATCGATGCTGTACGGCGCGATCATGCAATGGCTCAACCCCAAAGCCTGGCTGGCCTGCGTGGCCGGGATGGGGTTGTTCGTGGCCGATGGCGATGCGGGGCAGGTATGGCTGTTTGCGGCGCTTTACCTGGTGATTTGCTACCTGTCGGTGGCGTGCTGGGCGTATGCCGGGACGTTCTTGCGTCGCTACTTGAACAACCCGCAGGGCGTGCGCCTGTTCAACCGCTCAATGGCCGCGTTGCTGGTGGCCAGTGTGGGTTATTTGCTGATGGCTTGA
- a CDS encoding microcin C ABC transporter permease YejB — translation MLAYIVRRLLLIIPTLFGILLINFVIIQAAPGGPVEQMIAKLEGFDGATSRIAGGGAEVAVAGSSYRGAQGLDPALIKEIEKMYGFDKSAPERLWIMVKNYARLDFGDSFFRDAKVIDLIKEKMPVSISLGLWSTLIMYLVSIPLGIAKATRHGSHFDVWTSSAIIVGYAIPAFLFAILLIVVFAGGSYFDWFPLRGLTSNNFDELSVGGKILDYFWHLALPVTALVIGNFATMTLLTKNSFLDEINKQYVVTAKAKGLTNHRVLYGHVFRNAMLLVIAGFPSAFIGIFFTGSLLVEVIFSLDGLGLMSFEAAINRDYPVVFGTLFIFTLLGLVVKLIGDLTYTLVDPRIDFASREH, via the coding sequence ATGCTGGCCTATATTGTTCGCCGCCTGTTGCTGATCATTCCCACGCTGTTCGGGATTCTGCTGATCAATTTCGTCATCATCCAGGCCGCCCCCGGCGGGCCGGTGGAGCAAATGATCGCCAAGCTGGAAGGCTTCGACGGCGCCACCAGCCGCATTGCCGGGGGCGGGGCCGAAGTCGCGGTGGCCGGCTCCAGCTACCGTGGCGCCCAAGGCCTGGACCCGGCGCTGATCAAGGAAATCGAAAAGATGTACGGCTTCGACAAATCGGCGCCGGAACGCTTGTGGATCATGGTCAAGAACTACGCACGGCTGGATTTTGGCGACAGTTTTTTTCGTGACGCCAAGGTCATCGACCTGATCAAGGAAAAGATGCCGGTGTCCATTTCCCTCGGGTTATGGAGCACCCTGATCATGTACCTGGTGTCGATCCCTCTGGGGATCGCCAAGGCCACGCGACACGGCAGCCACTTCGATGTGTGGACCAGCTCGGCCATCATCGTCGGCTATGCGATTCCGGCGTTCCTGTTTGCGATCTTGCTGATCGTGGTGTTTGCCGGCGGCAGTTATTTCGACTGGTTCCCCTTGCGCGGGCTGACCTCCAACAACTTCGACGAGTTGAGCGTTGGCGGCAAGATCCTCGATTACTTCTGGCACCTGGCGCTGCCTGTCACCGCACTGGTGATCGGCAACTTCGCGACCATGACCCTGCTGACCAAGAACAGCTTTCTCGACGAGATCAACAAGCAATACGTGGTCACCGCCAAGGCCAAAGGGCTGACCAACCACCGCGTGCTCTACGGCCACGTCTTCCGCAATGCGATGCTGCTGGTGATCGCCGGCTTCCCCTCGGCGTTCATCGGCATCTTCTTTACCGGCTCGCTGCTGGTGGAGGTGATCTTCTCCCTCGACGGCCTGGGCCTGATGAGCTTTGAAGCGGCCATCAACCGCGACTATCCGGTGGTATTCGGCACGCTGTTTATCTTCACCCTGCTGGGACTGGTCGTGAAACTGATCGGTGACCTCACCTATACCCTGGTCGATCCGCGTATCGACTTCGCCAGCCGGGAGCATTGA
- a CDS encoding serine/threonine-protein kinase, producing MNLTVAPSRLLAGRYHLEHVLGSGGMGVVYRARDLLHEQLGQPCSRVALKLLGESISQCPDAHVLLYGEFALARSLRHDRVVRVFSFEVDTHSKIAFFTMELLQGVTLDRLLLECPYGLPWQELQPIALQLLDALAYIHQKNVLHGDVKPANVMVGEEGVCLFDFGLGHAQAHEAMGLPSVSRTRFNAWTPAYAAPELLDGGALSGAAEVYGMACIVYELASGQRIGARSFTDRLARPAQLPRHCWPALHSALAIDPQRRTVTLAELREVMACSRPRWYL from the coding sequence TTGAACCTGACGGTTGCACCATCCCGTCTGCTGGCAGGGCGTTATCACCTTGAGCACGTCCTGGGCAGCGGCGGCATGGGCGTGGTGTACCGCGCGCGCGATCTGCTGCATGAGCAATTGGGCCAGCCTTGCTCCAGGGTGGCACTTAAGCTGCTGGGCGAGTCCATTTCCCAGTGCCCCGACGCGCATGTGCTGTTGTACGGCGAGTTTGCGTTGGCCCGCAGCCTGCGGCACGACCGTGTGGTACGGGTGTTTTCCTTTGAGGTCGACACCCACAGCAAAATTGCGTTTTTCACCATGGAGCTGCTGCAAGGGGTGACCCTCGACCGGCTGCTGCTGGAGTGCCCCTATGGTTTGCCCTGGCAGGAACTGCAACCCATCGCTCTGCAGTTGCTTGATGCTTTGGCCTACATCCACCAGAAGAACGTCCTGCATGGCGATGTGAAACCCGCCAACGTCATGGTGGGAGAGGAGGGCGTATGTTTGTTCGATTTTGGCCTGGGGCATGCTCAGGCGCACGAGGCGATGGGCTTGCCAAGTGTCAGCCGTACTCGTTTCAATGCCTGGACACCCGCCTACGCGGCCCCGGAATTACTGGACGGCGGTGCGCTGAGCGGCGCTGCGGAGGTATACGGCATGGCCTGCATTGTGTATGAGCTGGCTAGTGGTCAGCGCATCGGCGCACGCTCTTTCACTGACCGGCTGGCCCGGCCCGCGCAATTACCCAGGCACTGCTGGCCGGCATTACATTCGGCGTTGGCGATAGATCCGCAGCGTCGAACGGTAACACTCGCCGAATTGCGCGAAGTGATGGCCTGCAGCCGGCCACGCTGGTACTTGTAG
- a CDS encoding ABC transporter ATP-binding protein, whose product MNPDNLIEIRDLSVEFVTGEHHHRVVNQVSFDIKRGETLALVGESGSGKSVTAHSILRLLPYPLARHPSGTIEYAGQDLLTLKEKTLRHIRGNRIAMIFQEPMTSLNPLHSIEKQINEVLGLHKGLTGKVATRRTLELLELVGIPEPHKRLKALPHELSGGQRQRVMIAMALANEPELLIADEPTTALDVTVQLKILELLKELQARLGMALLLISHDLNLVRRIAHRVCVMQQGCIVEQAECETLFQSPQHPYTQELLAAEPSGGPAGNEVGPALLEVDDLKVWFPIKKGFLRNTVDYVKAVDGINFSLPQGQTLGIVGESGSGKSTLGLAILRLIGSKGGIRFEGQQLDTLTQQQVRPLRREMQVVFQDPFGSLSPRMCVSEIVGEGLRIHKMGTPDEQEAAIIAALREVGLDPESRHRYPHEFSGGQRQRIAIARALVLKPRLILLDEPTSALDRTVQRQVVELLRGLQAKYNLTYLFISHDLAVVKALSHQLMVVKQGQVVEQGDAKAIFADPQHAYTRQLLKAAFLVPA is encoded by the coding sequence ATGAATCCGGACAATCTGATTGAAATCCGTGACCTCAGTGTCGAGTTTGTCACCGGTGAACATCACCACCGCGTGGTCAACCAGGTGAGCTTTGACATCAAGCGGGGTGAGACCCTGGCGCTGGTCGGCGAAAGCGGCTCCGGAAAGTCGGTAACGGCCCACTCGATCCTGCGGCTGCTGCCCTACCCGTTGGCGCGACACCCGAGCGGCACTATCGAATACGCCGGGCAAGACCTGCTGACCCTTAAAGAAAAGACCCTGCGGCATATTCGCGGCAACCGCATTGCAATGATCTTTCAGGAGCCGATGACCTCGTTGAACCCGCTGCACTCCATCGAGAAGCAGATCAACGAAGTACTCGGCCTGCACAAGGGCCTGACGGGCAAGGTCGCTACCCGGCGCACCCTGGAGTTGCTGGAGCTGGTGGGCATCCCCGAACCGCACAAACGCCTCAAGGCGCTGCCCCACGAATTATCCGGTGGCCAGCGCCAGCGGGTGATGATCGCCATGGCGTTGGCCAATGAGCCGGAGCTGCTGATCGCCGATGAGCCGACCACGGCCCTGGATGTCACCGTGCAGTTGAAGATCCTGGAGTTGCTCAAGGAGTTGCAGGCGCGGCTGGGCATGGCGCTGTTGCTGATCAGCCACGACCTCAACCTGGTGCGACGCATCGCCCATCGCGTGTGCGTGATGCAGCAAGGTTGCATCGTGGAGCAGGCCGAGTGCGAAACATTGTTCCAGTCGCCCCAGCACCCCTACACCCAGGAATTATTGGCAGCAGAGCCCAGCGGCGGCCCGGCCGGCAATGAGGTCGGCCCAGCGTTGCTGGAAGTAGACGACCTGAAAGTCTGGTTCCCGATCAAGAAGGGCTTTTTGCGCAACACCGTGGATTACGTCAAGGCGGTGGACGGCATCAACTTCAGCCTGCCCCAGGGGCAAACCCTGGGCATCGTCGGTGAAAGTGGCTCGGGCAAGTCCACCCTGGGCCTGGCGATTTTGCGCCTGATCGGCAGCAAGGGCGGGATACGCTTCGAAGGCCAGCAACTGGACACGCTTACCCAGCAACAGGTGCGGCCGTTGCGCCGGGAAATGCAGGTGGTGTTCCAGGACCCGTTCGGCAGCCTGAGCCCGCGCATGTGCGTCAGCGAAATCGTCGGCGAGGGCTTGCGTATCCACAAGATGGGCACGCCTGACGAGCAGGAAGCAGCGATTATCGCAGCGCTCAGGGAAGTGGGCCTGGACCCCGAATCCCGTCATCGCTACCCCCACGAATTCTCCGGTGGCCAACGCCAACGTATCGCCATCGCCCGCGCCCTGGTGCTCAAGCCGCGCCTGATTTTGCTGGACGAGCCCACCTCCGCCCTGGACCGCACGGTACAACGCCAGGTGGTTGAGTTGCTGCGCGGCTTGCAGGCCAAGTACAACCTGACGTACCTGTTTATCAGCCATGACCTGGCGGTGGTGAAGGCGCTCAGCCACCAACTGATGGTGGTCAAGCAAGGCCAGGTGGTGGAGCAAGGCGATGCCAAGGCGATTTTTGCCGACCCACAACATGCCTACACCCGCCAGTTGCTCAAGGCCGCCTTTTTGGTACCTGCCTGA
- a CDS encoding PP2C family protein-serine/threonine phosphatase → MSQAGAHWRSAGRTQRGQARLRNEDAFLDNPHGGCWAVADGMGGYRHGDVASHWVVSHLASVSAHGNLHQRINTVRESLQGVNQRLRRAWTEPDSNDGATMGSTVVALLLENGRAACVWAGDSRCYLWRGQNLYQLSKDHSLLRRLMDERHISVAQAQAHPDARALTRAVGARSRLDLEVLELSTRPGDVFLLCSDGLYQTLSHVEVGRALSRRTPRQAVEQLFAGALRRPVRDDLTAVVVQP, encoded by the coding sequence GTGAGCCAGGCCGGCGCCCATTGGCGCAGTGCCGGGCGCACCCAGCGAGGGCAGGCGCGACTGCGTAATGAAGATGCGTTTCTGGACAACCCGCATGGCGGTTGCTGGGCTGTGGCGGACGGAATGGGCGGCTATCGGCACGGTGATGTCGCCAGTCATTGGGTGGTCAGCCACCTGGCTTCAGTGTCGGCTCATGGCAACCTCCATCAACGGATCAATACCGTTCGGGAAAGTTTGCAAGGCGTTAACCAGCGATTGCGGCGTGCGTGGACAGAGCCCGACTCAAATGATGGCGCGACGATGGGCAGTACCGTGGTGGCCTTGCTGTTGGAGAACGGTCGGGCAGCCTGTGTCTGGGCCGGAGACAGTCGCTGCTATCTATGGCGGGGCCAGAACCTCTACCAGTTATCCAAGGATCACTCGCTGCTGCGGCGCCTGATGGACGAGCGTCATATCAGCGTGGCGCAAGCCCAGGCGCACCCCGATGCCAGGGCCTTGACCCGCGCCGTTGGTGCGCGCTCGCGTTTGGACCTTGAGGTATTGGAGCTCAGTACTCGCCCTGGGGATGTATTCCTGTTGTGCAGCGATGGCCTGTATCAGACCCTCAGCCATGTCGAGGTGGGACGGGCGTTGAGCAGGAGAACGCCCCGGCAGGCGGTGGAACAATTATTCGCCGGGGCGTTGCGCAGGCCGGTGCGAGATGACCTGACCGCAGTTGTGGTGCAACCTTGA
- a CDS encoding alpha/beta hydrolase — translation MSTLKHLLVLLPLIIMSQSAHAQPGAVRWQPCTNSPFDNWFDAEPPEDLLCGYVEAPLGYSGNAKADKVRLALTRLPATSVKQGSVVVISGGPGLPGINPFLADDDTVARLTRSYDIIGYDPRGVGQSTPKISCALPERDEKTVIDENDAGALEAQVRKTLAACIEHTGAKVLQHMGTDDAVNDLDVIRAALGEPGLTAVAYSYGTQVAALYAERFPAQTRALVLDGVVDVSEDDYTQLLNQARGYQQTFKRFAAYCAKNRDCPLPSDEAGATKAFHQLLRQVYDTALITPDGDEVTADDLLTTTQALLLWSDRWPELMALLHKANDGIADEQVAGLIDENVGEDADDALSVISCVDVAIPGRDVQLLRKQRQAIREASPFTNYLAVQQSGLELCDLWPWRGTLSAHVPVAAPSLPPLLFVGQRFDPTTPYINARQMAKWFKSPLVTREGDGHTLVLNGIDRCVDEAVVDYLLAPRETRTDKTCR, via the coding sequence ATGTCAACACTCAAGCACCTGCTGGTACTGCTCCCGCTGATCATCATGTCCCAGTCTGCCCACGCCCAGCCCGGCGCTGTGCGTTGGCAGCCGTGCACCAACAGCCCCTTCGACAATTGGTTTGACGCTGAGCCACCGGAGGATCTGCTGTGCGGCTATGTTGAGGCGCCTTTGGGATATTCGGGCAACGCCAAGGCGGACAAGGTACGACTCGCGCTGACCCGCTTGCCTGCCACCAGCGTCAAACAGGGCAGCGTAGTGGTGATCAGCGGGGGGCCGGGTCTGCCCGGGATCAACCCCTTCCTGGCCGATGACGACACCGTGGCCAGGCTCACGCGCTCCTACGACATTATCGGCTACGACCCGCGAGGCGTGGGGCAGTCAACACCGAAGATTTCCTGTGCCTTGCCCGAGCGGGACGAAAAAACGGTCATCGACGAAAACGACGCTGGCGCCTTGGAAGCCCAGGTCCGCAAAACCCTGGCCGCCTGCATCGAACATACCGGCGCAAAGGTCTTGCAGCACATGGGCACCGACGACGCGGTCAATGACCTTGATGTGATCCGGGCTGCGTTGGGCGAACCCGGTTTAACCGCAGTAGCCTACTCCTACGGCACCCAGGTCGCGGCACTGTATGCCGAACGTTTTCCAGCGCAAACCCGTGCATTGGTGCTGGACGGTGTGGTGGACGTTTCAGAGGACGATTACACCCAGCTACTGAATCAGGCTCGCGGCTACCAGCAAACCTTCAAACGCTTTGCAGCGTACTGCGCAAAAAACCGTGACTGCCCTTTACCGTCCGATGAGGCGGGAGCGACCAAGGCGTTTCATCAACTATTACGCCAGGTATACGACACAGCCTTGATCACGCCCGATGGGGACGAAGTGACCGCCGACGACCTATTGACCACCACTCAAGCGCTGCTGCTGTGGTCCGACCGCTGGCCCGAGCTGATGGCTTTGTTGCACAAGGCCAACGACGGGATCGCCGATGAACAGGTAGCCGGGCTGATTGACGAGAACGTCGGGGAAGATGCCGATGATGCCCTGAGCGTAATCTCTTGTGTAGACGTCGCAATCCCGGGTCGCGATGTTCAGTTATTGCGCAAGCAGAGACAGGCGATTCGAGAGGCCTCGCCCTTCACCAATTACCTGGCGGTGCAGCAGTCGGGCTTGGAACTGTGCGACCTGTGGCCATGGCGCGGCACACTTTCAGCCCACGTGCCGGTGGCCGCACCGAGCCTGCCACCGTTGCTGTTTGTCGGCCAGCGATTCGATCCGACTACGCCCTACATCAACGCGCGGCAGATGGCGAAATGGTTTAAAAGCCCACTGGTCACCCGTGAGGGAGACGGTCACACCCTGGTGCTCAACGGTATCGACCGCTGCGTGGATGAGGCTGTCGTCGACTATCTGCTGGCGCCTCGTGAGACCAGAACGGACAAGACCTGCCGCTAG
- a CDS encoding DUF6388 family protein, protein MSAPSDTYQLALDRFLRDQPHIAAELDSLNPLAAQARGETLAQYRAERLHEAFEAHAEQRHLFAWELTLELTADSTETFEAQRREVHKEVAQMAGMDWVEYCQLHGLAV, encoded by the coding sequence TTGTCAGCACCCAGCGATACTTACCAGCTTGCCTTGGACAGGTTTTTGCGCGATCAGCCACATATCGCCGCTGAGCTGGACAGCCTCAACCCGTTGGCCGCCCAGGCCAGGGGGGAAACCCTGGCGCAGTATCGCGCCGAGCGCTTGCACGAAGCGTTCGAAGCCCACGCGGAGCAGCGACATCTGTTCGCCTGGGAACTGACCCTTGAACTAACGGCCGACTCCACCGAAACCTTCGAGGCCCAGCGCCGCGAAGTGCATAAAGAAGTCGCACAGATGGCCGGCATGGACTGGGTGGAGTATTGCCAGCTGCATGGCCTGGCGGTCTGA
- a CDS encoding ABC transporter permease: MNLSPLNRRRFERFKANKRGWWSLWLFLILFGLSLGAELIANDKPLAVHYDGDWYFPALKRYPETTFGGEFPLEANYKSPYIQELLKAKDAWTLWAPIPFSYQSINYDLKVPAPAPPSSVNLLGTDDQGRDVLARVIYGFRVSVLFALTLTVLSSIIGVIAGALQGFYGGWVDLAGQRFLEIWSGLPVLYLLIILASFVQPNFWWLLGIMLLFSWMSLVDVVRAEFLRGRNLEYVRAARALGMQNGAIMFRHILPNAMVSTMTFLPFILTGAIGTLTALDFLGFGLPAGSPSLGELVAQGKSNLQAPWLGMSAFAVLAIMLSLLVFIGESARDAFDPRK; the protein is encoded by the coding sequence ATGAACCTGTCCCCCCTCAATCGCCGCCGGTTCGAGCGGTTCAAGGCCAACAAACGTGGCTGGTGGTCGCTGTGGCTGTTCCTGATCCTGTTCGGGCTGAGCCTGGGCGCCGAGCTGATCGCCAACGACAAACCCCTGGCCGTACATTACGACGGCGACTGGTATTTCCCGGCGCTCAAGCGCTACCCCGAGACCACCTTCGGCGGCGAATTCCCCCTGGAAGCCAACTACAAGAGCCCGTATATCCAGGAACTGCTCAAGGCCAAGGACGCCTGGACCTTGTGGGCGCCGATCCCGTTCAGCTACCAGAGCATCAACTACGACCTGAAGGTCCCCGCCCCTGCGCCCCCTTCAAGCGTGAACCTGCTGGGTACCGATGACCAGGGGCGTGACGTGCTGGCGCGGGTGATCTACGGCTTTCGCGTATCGGTGCTGTTTGCCCTGACCCTGACCGTGCTCAGCTCGATCATCGGCGTGATTGCCGGCGCGTTGCAGGGGTTCTATGGCGGCTGGGTCGACCTGGCCGGGCAGCGCTTTCTGGAGATCTGGTCGGGGCTGCCGGTGCTCTACCTGCTGATCATCCTCGCCAGTTTCGTGCAGCCCAACTTCTGGTGGCTGCTGGGGATCATGCTGCTGTTTTCCTGGATGAGCCTGGTGGATGTGGTGCGCGCCGAGTTCCTGCGCGGGCGCAACCTTGAGTACGTGCGCGCAGCGCGGGCGCTGGGCATGCAGAACGGCGCGATCATGTTCCGCCATATCCTGCCCAATGCGATGGTCTCGACCATGACCTTTCTGCCGTTCATCCTTACCGGCGCCATCGGCACCCTCACCGCCCTGGATTTCCTTGGCTTCGGCCTGCCGGCGGGTTCGCCGTCGCTGGGTGAATTGGTGGCCCAGGGTAAATCCAACCTGCAAGCGCCGTGGCTGGGCATGAGTGCCTTTGCCGTACTGGCGATCATGTTGAGCCTGCTGGTGTTTATCGGCGAGTCCGCTCGCGATGCGTTCGACCCGAGGAAATGA